The following are encoded together in the bacterium genome:
- a CDS encoding response regulator transcription factor, whose product MVAASLTLMLVIDDPGARSEMSARLAAHPACTVVGPFGTDDDLAAAAAAADPDAIIWDLGDDPETSLLRLSEAQELRVPIVAVVQDERDGFRALALGAAGLLPRAADAERVILAAGTVAGGLLALDPSVAGFGDAARDPEADFPVETLTRREREVLRLMAEGLANKAIAERLGITEHTAKFHVHTILGKLSTQSRTEAVVRAARLGLITI is encoded by the coding sequence ATGGTCGCTGCTTCCCTCACGCTGATGCTGGTCATCGACGATCCCGGCGCGCGATCCGAGATGAGCGCGCGCCTGGCCGCGCATCCCGCATGCACGGTCGTCGGACCGTTTGGCACCGACGACGATCTCGCCGCGGCCGCGGCGGCCGCGGACCCCGACGCGATCATTTGGGATCTGGGCGACGATCCCGAAACGTCGCTCCTGCGCCTCTCCGAAGCGCAGGAGCTGCGGGTGCCGATCGTAGCCGTGGTTCAGGACGAGCGCGACGGGTTCCGGGCGCTCGCGCTGGGCGCCGCGGGGCTGCTGCCGCGCGCGGCCGACGCCGAGCGGGTGATCCTCGCCGCCGGGACGGTGGCGGGAGGGCTCCTCGCGCTCGACCCTTCGGTCGCCGGGTTTGGGGACGCGGCCCGAGACCCCGAGGCGGACTTCCCCGTGGAGACGCTCACCCGCCGCGAGCGCGAGGTCTTGCGGTTGATGGCCGAGGGACTCGCGAACAAAGCGATTGCCGAGCGCCTCGGCATTACGGAGCACACCGCGAAGTTCCACGTCCATACTATCCTCGGCAAGCTGAGCACCCAGAGCCGGACGGAAGCGGTTGTCCGTGCCGCCCGCCTGGGTCTTATCACGATTTGA
- a CDS encoding trypsin-like peptidase domain-containing protein, producing MSALTTFSDALAGAVEAAAPSVVRVSGGRRPSTGIVWSADGIVLTTEHMLRRDEDITIVLGDGRELAATVVGRDPSTDLAVLRVQASALPVLTWRDPEALKVGQLVLALGRPGRTVRARLGILSAAGQDWQIPGGTRVDRYLEPDIEPVRGVSGGPLLDADGRVIGVNTAGLRRGLVLTIPTPTVRRVMDALLTHGRVRRGYLGVAAQTVPVPSALAQTVNQRAGLLVHGVEPGSPAERAGLLVGDLVLAIGGRSVDRADELMGLLTEDRIGATESVRLVRAGQIQDVQVTIGDRPAAA from the coding sequence ATGAGTGCACTCACGACGTTTTCCGACGCCCTGGCGGGCGCGGTGGAGGCGGCCGCTCCGTCGGTCGTCCGCGTCTCGGGCGGGCGCCGCCCGTCTACCGGAATTGTCTGGTCGGCGGATGGAATTGTGCTGACCACGGAGCACATGCTACGCCGCGACGAGGATATCACGATCGTCTTGGGCGACGGACGCGAACTCGCGGCCACGGTTGTCGGCCGGGATCCGAGTACCGATCTCGCCGTCCTCAGAGTTCAGGCCAGCGCGCTGCCGGTTCTCACGTGGCGGGACCCGGAAGCCCTGAAGGTCGGTCAGTTGGTCCTGGCCCTCGGCCGCCCCGGGCGGACGGTCCGGGCGAGGTTGGGCATCTTGAGCGCGGCCGGGCAGGACTGGCAAATTCCGGGTGGGACCCGAGTCGATCGCTATCTGGAGCCCGACATCGAGCCCGTCCGCGGCGTCTCCGGCGGTCCGCTGCTCGACGCCGACGGCCGGGTGATCGGGGTGAATACCGCGGGACTCAGGCGGGGGCTCGTACTCACCATTCCAACGCCCACGGTGCGCCGCGTGATGGACGCCCTGCTGACCCACGGGCGTGTTAGACGAGGATACCTGGGCGTCGCCGCGCAAACAGTGCCCGTGCCCTCGGCACTGGCGCAAACCGTCAATCAGCGCGCCGGGCTCCTCGTGCACGGCGTCGAGCCGGGCAGCCCCGCGGAGCGCGCCGGACTGCTGGTCGGCGATCTGGTGCTCGCCATCGGCGGCCGGTCCGTGGACCGGGCGGATGAATTGATGGGGCTCCTTACGGAAGACCGGATCGGCGCGACGGAGTCGGTCCGGCTCGTGCGTGCCGGACAGATTCAGGACGTGCAGGTGACGATCGGAGACCGGCCCGCGGCCGCGTGA